In the Oceanibaculum indicum P24 genome, ACGGCGGCGACCTATGCGGTGGCCCATGCGCTGGAGACGGTGCTGGGCGAAATCCGCAAGACCAGTGTGGCGACCGCGCTGTATGACCGGATGTACAGCTTCGAGACTTTCAACGAACTGGTTGGCCTCGGCGATCTGCGCCGCAGGGAGGCCGGCTATCAGGATTCCGCCCGCGACCTGCTGGCCCGGCGCAAGGCCGCCGGCGGCAAGAACCGGGCGGCGGAATAAGCGTCACGACAACAAAGGAGGGACTCCCATCATGAAGATTACCCGTTACGCGGCGCTGGCCCTGCTGGCCGGCGGCATCGCCCTGGCCGGCCCCTTGGCTAGCCCGGTTCAGGCGCAGGAGAAGATGCGCGTCAGCCATCAGCTTCCGCCGGCACACCATATCGCCAAGCTGGTCGAGAACTGGGCGGCCGATATCGAGAAGCGCTCGGGCGGCAAGATCGATGTCGAGGTGCTGGGCTCGGCCCAGGCCTTCAAGCCGGACCAGAACCATCCGGCGGTCGCGCGCGGCCAGGTCGAGGCGGCGATGGCGGTGAACTTCCAGTGGGGCAACACGATCCCGGAAATGAACGTCGTGACCATCCCCTACTTCATGACCGACCTTGAGCGCATCAAGAAGTTCCCCGGCTCCGAGGCAGCGAAGCTGCTGGAAGGCAAGCTGATGGAGAAGGGCGTGCGCAATGTCGCCTGGCTCTACACCACGCGGCAGTCGATCTTCACCTCCTCAGGCAAGCCGCTGGTGAAGCTGGACGATTTCAAGGGGGTGAAGATCCGCGGCCTGAACAAGCTGGTCGATGCCGGCCTGGTGGCGGCGGGTGCGGCGCCCGCCTCGATGCCGGGTTCCGAGGTCTATCAGGCGCTGCAGACCAAGGTGATCGACGCCGGCCTGACCGACGTGTCGGCGGCCTATAGCCGGAAATATTTCGAGGTGCAGGAATTCGGCACGGTGGCGCCGTTCTTCACCGTCTATTTCCATATCTATGTGAACCCGAAATGGTTCGACGGCCTGTCGCCTGACCTGCAGAAGGCGGTGCTGGAAGCCTCGGCCCAGGCGGAGCAGGATTCCATCGGCGTGACCGAGAAGACCGCAGAGGATTCTATCGCCGCGCTGAAGGAAAAGGGCATGAAGTTGCATATCCAGTCGGCTGAGGAGGTGAAGACCTTCACCGCCACCATGCAGCCGCCGGTCATGGAGGCCTTCAAGGCGTCATCTCCAGATGCCGGCAAGCTGATCGACCTCGTCAACAAGCTCTGAGCGTCACCGGACGGCCCCGCCCGATGCGAGCGCGGGGCCGTGCCGGAATGCGAGGTTTTTCTTAATGAAATCCATCCTTGTCCTGCTGGAGCGCGTGGTCGGCGTGCTGTCCGCGCTGGCCACCGCGCTGGCGGCGCTGCTGATGCTGGCGATCACCGGCATCGTCGGTTATGGCGTCGCCATGCGCTACCTGTTCAACCAGCCGCAGGTCTGGAGCGACGAGCTGGCCAGCTATCTCATCGTGCTGGTCGTCATGCTGGCGATTGCCGAGGTGCTGCGCCGGGGTGAGCATATTTCCATCGACCTTCTGGTGGAGCGGCTGGGTGCACGCGTCCGCTACTGGGTGGATGTCGCGGGCATGGTGTCGGTGATCGTGGTGGCCGGCGTGCTGATCGTCTCCGGCTGGGACATGACGGCCTTTTCCGCCGATATGGGCATCCGTTCTACTGGCTATCTGGCGATGCCGATGTGGCTGCCGCAGGCCACCCTGCCGCTGGGCTTCGCACTGCTGGGCCTGGCCGCGCTGAACCGGCTGCTGCGCTTGCTGACGGGACTTGAGGCTCCCCGCGAGACGGGTGGGCATAAATCATGACGCTGGCCTGGATTCTGATCGGCCTGCTGGCAGTGCTGCTGACCGGCA is a window encoding:
- a CDS encoding TRAP transporter substrate-binding protein, with translation MKITRYAALALLAGGIALAGPLASPVQAQEKMRVSHQLPPAHHIAKLVENWAADIEKRSGGKIDVEVLGSAQAFKPDQNHPAVARGQVEAAMAVNFQWGNTIPEMNVVTIPYFMTDLERIKKFPGSEAAKLLEGKLMEKGVRNVAWLYTTRQSIFTSSGKPLVKLDDFKGVKIRGLNKLVDAGLVAAGAAPASMPGSEVYQALQTKVIDAGLTDVSAAYSRKYFEVQEFGTVAPFFTVYFHIYVNPKWFDGLSPDLQKAVLEASAQAEQDSIGVTEKTAEDSIAALKEKGMKLHIQSAEEVKTFTATMQPPVMEAFKASSPDAGKLIDLVNKL
- a CDS encoding TRAP transporter small permease; its protein translation is MKSILVLLERVVGVLSALATALAALLMLAITGIVGYGVAMRYLFNQPQVWSDELASYLIVLVVMLAIAEVLRRGEHISIDLLVERLGARVRYWVDVAGMVSVIVVAGVLIVSGWDMTAFSADMGIRSTGYLAMPMWLPQATLPLGFALLGLAALNRLLRLLTGLEAPRETGGHKS